From Anabaena sphaerica FACHB-251, one genomic window encodes:
- a CDS encoding TIGR03985 family CRISPR-associated protein, whose amino-acid sequence MNILSTTTPSPNILQQLANGSLDQGHNLTRAIRLWVLLHWLYSDQGQAAIGDTFTYTDWRQAFFTETHRDEKQTDIINHQDPDCACLKTTRQWLVELEVSIDEWQNSLQQHIPVYNSDLEKLVEEILKERLFAQVRKSLQSDLDLLVSKNCLQRVDHVSGRSKYYRRVEVLPFSQKSENFGYETNLSNKKQAYLAGTLGMFSFLDPTLPLLAEEISEEEIDEDNHRVFLYADYVVPESSPIQDAVDEIQSDLQDIWDSGKIQPLLLTYHSAHQNKIYECVVYPVCIYFMERAKYLCAYGKTPKGDINWYKYRLDRIISQRLEILDWEDNRVPQLLRDKYKDNQLPTPKTVNMKLREAWGCDFYKEKTLMILRFDQNFHQSYIQGINIHQTFKAISYEQAQTLIKQNTPTSLHQHILPILDSRSNHDAYYQVYYRNTDYYVIRRLRALGSKVEVLLPWELRQEMLLELQNTYNLYT is encoded by the coding sequence GTGAATATACTTTCTACTACCACTCCATCCCCCAACATCTTACAGCAATTAGCCAATGGATCTCTTGATCAAGGTCACAACCTCACTCGTGCTATTAGGCTGTGGGTATTGTTACATTGGTTATATAGTGATCAAGGACAAGCAGCTATTGGTGACACCTTCACTTACACTGACTGGCGACAAGCTTTCTTTACCGAGACACACAGGGATGAAAAACAAACCGATATCATTAACCATCAAGACCCTGACTGTGCTTGTCTCAAAACCACCCGACAATGGTTAGTAGAATTGGAAGTATCTATAGATGAGTGGCAAAATTCTTTACAACAACATATACCAGTATATAACTCTGATTTAGAAAAACTTGTAGAAGAAATCCTCAAGGAACGGTTATTTGCCCAAGTTCGCAAATCACTTCAAAGCGACTTAGATTTATTAGTCAGTAAAAACTGCTTGCAACGAGTAGATCACGTCTCTGGTAGAAGCAAATATTATCGTCGAGTAGAGGTATTACCATTTTCTCAAAAATCGGAAAATTTTGGCTACGAAACGAATTTAAGTAATAAAAAACAAGCCTATTTAGCTGGAACTTTGGGTATGTTTAGTTTTCTTGACCCTACTTTACCATTACTTGCAGAAGAAATATCAGAAGAGGAAATAGATGAAGACAATCATCGAGTTTTTTTATATGCTGATTATGTAGTACCTGAATCAAGTCCAATACAAGATGCAGTAGATGAAATTCAAAGTGATTTACAGGATATTTGGGATTCAGGAAAAATCCAACCTTTACTTTTAACTTATCACAGCGCCCATCAAAATAAAATTTATGAATGTGTTGTTTATCCAGTTTGCATTTACTTTATGGAACGCGCTAAATATCTGTGTGCTTATGGTAAAACTCCTAAAGGTGATATCAACTGGTACAAATATCGTTTAGATAGAATAATTTCCCAGCGATTAGAAATTTTAGATTGGGAAGATAATCGTGTTCCCCAACTATTAAGAGACAAATATAAAGATAATCAACTACCAACTCCTAAAACAGTGAATATGAAATTGAGAGAAGCTTGGGGGTGTGATTTTTATAAGGAAAAAACATTGATGATATTGCGGTTTGACCAAAATTTTCACCAAAGTTATATCCAAGGAATCAACATTCACCAAACATTTAAAGCTATTAGTTATGAGCAAGCACAAACACTAATAAAACAAAACACACCCACTTCACTACATCAGCATATTTTACCAATTCTTGATTCTCGCTCAAATCATGATGCTTATTATCAGGTTTATTATCGAAATACTGATTATTATGTAATTAGACGGTTACGAGCTTTAGGATCAAAAGTTGAAGTCTTACTACCTTGGGAATTAAGGCAAGAAATGCTACTAGAACTCCAAAATACTTATAATTTGTATACATAG
- a CDS encoding RAMP superfamily CRISPR-associated protein — protein MKAVTFLLHTQQPILATSLQGDPNSDVSHPYIPGSMIRGFLIGRYLQKNRIKVNDDTLDIQQLPNVKRLFFDAKTTRYLNAYPLIDNKRTLPTPRSWYKDKGVTFSEDKEKTIYDFSKIPLEEQKELTNDYEENLSPKLLEENFCLVDEDEVLLYKVKRRINIHNKRDRKRGKGIEGSGAVFSYDAIDAGQTFQGVVLCETEEDQSIIESLLQHKDVWLGGSQSAGYGHAEIQLLNNNHEYYEVESASRERIENQANLTVTLLSDTIIYNECGQIVSNPETLRQILSDALNQELKFQENGIYASSIIVGGFNRKWGLPLPQTPALAAGSVFVFENIDISSDKFHEFLDNAKKIEKQGIGERRVDGFGRVIFNWLNEETEEYKAKLFNPEFQTTQQAQNKEPLKSESSKIAVGIANRIVRKKLDDLIIQQVSKISLTNPEEISNSQLSRLMLVARQVLYEVEFEQTKYENERRSITELVEPINNLLHNLPSNALKQFERSKLTENIKQCLNVEDSWLQNVWRSNPETKHLIADDQPKVIIAGEDKDIDTYITLEYSLRLIIAVVKKIMKEKNND, from the coding sequence ATGAAAGCAGTTACTTTTTTACTACATACTCAGCAACCAATTCTGGCTACATCACTTCAAGGCGATCCTAATAGTGATGTATCTCATCCTTACATTCCTGGTAGTATGATTAGAGGTTTTCTAATTGGTCGTTATTTGCAAAAAAATAGAATTAAAGTAAATGATGATACTTTAGATATTCAGCAACTTCCAAATGTAAAACGATTATTTTTTGATGCTAAAACCACTCGTTACTTGAATGCTTACCCATTAATAGATAATAAGCGTACTTTACCCACACCACGTTCTTGGTATAAGGATAAGGGAGTAACATTTTCAGAAGATAAAGAAAAAACTATCTACGATTTCAGTAAAATTCCTTTAGAGGAACAAAAGGAATTAACGAATGATTATGAAGAAAATTTATCTCCGAAATTGCTAGAAGAAAACTTTTGTTTAGTAGATGAAGACGAAGTATTGCTTTACAAAGTTAAACGCAGAATTAATATTCATAATAAACGCGATCGCAAACGTGGTAAAGGTATTGAGGGTAGTGGTGCAGTATTTAGCTATGATGCTATAGATGCAGGTCAAACTTTTCAAGGGGTAGTTTTATGTGAAACCGAAGAAGATCAATCTATTATTGAATCACTATTGCAACACAAAGATGTTTGGTTAGGTGGTTCTCAAAGTGCAGGATATGGCCATGCTGAAATACAACTATTAAATAATAATCATGAATACTATGAAGTAGAAAGTGCTTCAAGAGAACGTATAGAAAATCAGGCAAATTTAACTGTTACACTGTTAAGTGATACCATTATATATAATGAATGTGGGCAAATTGTAAGCAATCCAGAAACACTACGACAAATACTTTCAGATGCTCTAAATCAAGAGCTTAAATTTCAAGAAAATGGGATTTATGCTAGTAGTATCATTGTAGGTGGTTTTAACCGTAAATGGGGATTACCATTACCACAAACACCAGCTTTAGCAGCAGGAAGTGTATTTGTATTTGAAAATATTGATATTAGTTCAGACAAGTTTCATGAGTTTTTAGATAATGCTAAAAAAATTGAAAAACAAGGAATTGGTGAAAGAAGAGTAGACGGTTTTGGCAGAGTAATATTTAATTGGCTAAATGAAGAAACAGAAGAATATAAAGCTAAATTATTTAACCCAGAATTTCAAACAACACAACAAGCTCAGAACAAAGAACCGCTAAAATCAGAATCTTCTAAAATAGCAGTAGGTATAGCTAATCGAATAGTAAGAAAAAAACTTGATGATTTGATAATACAACAAGTTAGTAAGATCAGTTTGACTAACCCAGAAGAGATTTCAAATAGTCAATTATCAAGGTTAATGCTTGTGGCAAGACAGGTTTTATATGAAGTAGAATTTGAACAAACTAAATATGAAAATGAACGTAGGAGCATTACAGAATTAGTTGAACCAATTAACAACTTACTGCATAACTTACCTTCTAATGCTCTTAAACAATTTGAGCGTAGTAAGTTAACTGAAAATATTAAGCAATGTCTTAATGTAGAAGATTCTTGGTTACAAAATGTTTGGCGTAGTAATCCAGAAACCAAACATTTAATAGCTGATGATCAACCAAAGGTTATTATTGCAGGTGAAGATAAGGATATTGATACTTATATCACGCTAGAATATTCTCTCCGATTAATTATAGCAGTTGTGAAAAAGATAATGAAGGAGAAAAATAATGATTGA
- a CDS encoding Cas10/Cmr2 second palm domain-containing protein, with protein sequence MDSRGRRIMNKYIVTVIDTTGIQKYIFGSNRLKENVGASYLVKLATGDWITDHNWINDCLRKLGNVYIPDVASNQLEPRIYQDSKIIAELIYFGGGNTFLLFRDTEENYAQQFTKLLTKKILVEAPGLNVAIAHQPFEWNGEKPLRDIIKYDLIKGKLDIQKRKPISSYPLLGLSVTAACVSTGLVGAETREIDGITRTLSREAISKLDIADPNANNYLKKIIFDENKIRKRNEQYDIPYDVDDLGRSENESSYMAVIHIDGNQMGKRFENYAEIQSNDQEFIIAMRELSWGVSQASQNALEAVSQAVINLINEDKFKIKDNYLPFRPIVYGGDDVNFVCDGRLGLSLAVKFLEKFEEFTQDLPSKNGKEKVTACAGIAIVKTHYPFSKAYDLSKSLCSNAKKFVREETDNYSGKQPIFSALDWHIASSSLLGSISEIREREYRVQIPEYDKIAHLNMRPLRSHPYPDEWRTWTGFLKVVNYFNTHPDHKDRRNKVMALREVLRQGKKATEQYIQAYGLKLPDFPNANSLLAKEGWWKDRCGYFDAIEAMDFYIPLEAEANE encoded by the coding sequence ATGGATTCAAGAGGTAGACGCATAATGAACAAATACATTGTCACTGTAATTGATACTACTGGCATCCAGAAATACATCTTTGGTAGTAATAGATTAAAAGAAAATGTGGGTGCTTCGTATCTTGTTAAACTAGCAACAGGTGATTGGATTACAGATCATAACTGGATCAATGATTGTTTGAGGAAGTTAGGAAATGTTTACATTCCTGATGTTGCTTCTAATCAATTAGAACCACGTATTTATCAAGATTCTAAAATTATCGCTGAATTAATATACTTTGGTGGAGGAAATACTTTTTTACTCTTTAGAGATACAGAAGAAAATTATGCTCAACAATTTACTAAACTTTTGACTAAAAAGATTTTAGTAGAAGCTCCTGGTTTGAATGTTGCAATTGCTCATCAACCATTTGAATGGAACGGTGAAAAACCTTTAAGAGATATTATTAAATATGATCTGATAAAAGGTAAATTAGATATCCAGAAAAGAAAACCGATATCATCATATCCTTTATTGGGTTTAAGTGTAACAGCAGCTTGTGTATCCACTGGATTAGTTGGAGCAGAAACAAGAGAAATTGATGGTATTACTAGAACATTATCTAGGGAAGCTATCAGCAAACTTGATATTGCTGATCCTAATGCAAATAATTATCTTAAAAAAATTATTTTTGATGAGAACAAAATTAGAAAGAGAAACGAACAATATGATATTCCTTATGATGTTGATGATTTAGGACGTTCAGAAAATGAAAGCAGTTATATGGCTGTGATTCATATTGACGGTAATCAAATGGGTAAACGTTTTGAAAACTATGCTGAAATTCAATCTAATGACCAAGAATTTATTATTGCTATGCGTGAGCTTTCTTGGGGAGTTAGTCAAGCTAGTCAAAACGCATTAGAAGCTGTTAGTCAGGCAGTTATCAATTTAATTAACGAAGATAAGTTTAAAATTAAAGATAACTATTTACCTTTCCGACCTATTGTATATGGTGGTGATGATGTAAATTTTGTGTGTGATGGGCGGTTAGGTTTATCTCTAGCGGTAAAATTTTTAGAAAAGTTTGAGGAATTTACTCAAGACTTACCTAGTAAAAATGGTAAAGAAAAAGTGACAGCCTGTGCCGGCATTGCTATTGTTAAAACTCACTATCCTTTTTCAAAGGCTTATGATTTGAGTAAATCTTTGTGCAGCAATGCTAAAAAATTTGTTAGGGAAGAAACTGATAATTATTCTGGAAAACAGCCTATATTTTCTGCATTAGATTGGCATATTGCATCTAGTAGTTTATTAGGTAGTATTAGTGAAATTCGAGAGCGTGAGTATCGTGTACAAATTCCAGAATATGATAAGATTGCTCACCTGAATATGCGTCCTTTACGTTCTCACCCTTATCCAGATGAATGGCGTACTTGGACTGGATTTTTAAAAGTAGTTAATTATTTCAATACACATCCAGATCACAAAGACCGTCGTAATAAAGTAATGGCTTTACGAGAAGTATTAAGGCAAGGAAAGAAAGCAACAGAGCAATACATACAGGCTTATGGATTAAAATTACCAGACTTCCCAAATGCAAATTCTCTACTTGCCAAAGAAGGCTGGTGGAAAGATAGATGTGGCTATTTTGATGCAATTGAAGCAATGGACTTTTATATTCCTTTGGAAGCAGAAGCAAATGAGTAA
- a CDS encoding Card1-like endonuclease domain-containing protein: protein MSTSELDKYKVDHLFLLIGENPLPNYVAAKTLLEEGGKPYLVFTEHTDKPAKRLKEELGLSDQELVPLDNYQSNAHEIKERIRQKIKEIQSNFPDKKQFGLNYTGGTKAMAVHAYQALLHPDKEKSDIKLVPPPFLSYLDSSSLKMLIDQEKDHPIPCDISKESLELSLEKLFRLHGLSLSKVPKIHVTLPELVEAIVKNNLAWREWCKNQLYIEGRQKEEVERVQTKLEIQDKETNENQNNLVTEIYFKFGEWKNATNLRDLSLPIHELPKEITYVLEKYNFLDCNGNLSIQTIEESLQQIEDKKRIPKPKKNKDYPKEICKWLEGIWLEDYVLQQLKKIEIECLININDIGMSFDFPEKADIAFFEFDVAFLRGYQLFAISCTTDNTENLCKSKLFEAYRRARLMGGDEARIALVCYSDKPNKIKQSFRSQINDSKVRVFGSQDITDLSEKLKAWIQEVDA, encoded by the coding sequence ATGAGTACATCTGAGTTAGATAAGTACAAAGTTGACCATCTATTTTTGCTGATAGGTGAAAATCCTTTACCTAATTACGTGGCGGCAAAGACTTTGTTAGAGGAAGGTGGGAAACCTTATCTTGTTTTTACTGAACATACTGATAAACCTGCTAAACGTCTAAAGGAAGAATTAGGACTCAGTGATCAAGAATTAGTTCCACTAGATAATTATCAATCTAATGCTCATGAAATAAAGGAAAGAATACGACAAAAAATTAAGGAAATTCAATCGAATTTCCCAGATAAAAAACAATTTGGGCTTAATTATACTGGTGGTACAAAGGCAATGGCTGTTCATGCTTATCAAGCACTACTACATCCTGATAAGGAAAAATCAGATATCAAGCTAGTTCCACCTCCTTTCCTTAGCTACCTAGATTCTAGTAGTTTAAAAATGTTAATTGATCAAGAAAAAGACCATCCTATTCCCTGCGATATATCCAAAGAATCTCTTGAACTTTCACTAGAAAAACTCTTTAGGTTGCATGGGTTATCTTTAAGTAAAGTACCCAAGATTCATGTTACACTCCCCGAATTAGTAGAAGCTATAGTTAAAAATAATTTAGCATGGCGAGAATGGTGCAAAAACCAACTTTATATTGAAGGACGGCAAAAAGAAGAAGTAGAACGAGTGCAAACTAAATTAGAAATCCAAGACAAAGAAACAAACGAGAACCAGAACAATCTTGTTACAGAAATATACTTTAAATTTGGAGAATGGAAAAATGCCACTAATTTGAGAGACTTATCATTGCCTATCCATGAATTACCAAAAGAGATAACTTATGTTTTGGAAAAGTATAATTTCCTAGATTGTAACGGAAATTTATCAATTCAAACAATTGAAGAATCACTACAGCAAATCGAAGACAAAAAAAGGATTCCTAAACCTAAAAAAAATAAAGATTATCCCAAAGAAATTTGTAAATGGCTTGAAGGTATTTGGCTAGAAGACTATGTATTACAGCAGTTAAAGAAAATTGAAATAGAGTGCTTAATTAATATTAATGACATTGGTATGTCATTTGATTTCCCGGAAAAAGCAGATATTGCATTTTTTGAATTTGATGTAGCTTTTTTACGAGGATATCAACTATTTGCTATATCCTGTACTACAGATAATACTGAAAATTTGTGTAAATCTAAGTTGTTTGAAGCTTATCGTCGAGCGCGGCTAATGGGAGGAGATGAAGCTCGAATTGCGTTAGTTTGCTATTCTGATAAACCAAATAAAATCAAACAAAGTTTTAGGAGTCAAATTAATGACTCTAAAGTTAGGGTTTTTGGAAGTCAGGATATTACAGATTTATCAGAAAAACTCAAAGCATGGATTCAAGAGGTAGACGCATAA
- a CDS encoding RAMP superfamily CRISPR-associated protein codes for MIENRHNSNRNIIRRIIVRGNLVLDTPTCLGSGDADNLIDLPLLRDTISNHALLTGSSVAGALRNYLREHNKGYQLKDYRHELVTKLFGDLFAYHNEVNITDEKEKIKIKSQDNQSLLIIDDSISNSTIQTELRDSVKIDSVTRTAADKAKYDLELLQAGTEFPLCFELLIEKGSDEPSLLKGLAIALQGLEPVEGLEQGEISLGIKKHRGFGRCHVNEWQVWQFDLTDHQQRLDWLKFEHWHSGLFPDYPTHTSIAKALNVSLGEKDDQREFCKIDATFTLASPLLIRSGQASNDKAPDVVHLKSRRNGELKPVLSGTSLAGVLRHRAEKIVNTLTECKKPLVTKRIIKEIFGFVPDKKYQSEIEDIDQNNEKAKASRLIVHESVIENTTDLVQNRIAIDRFTGGTLHGALFNEQPIFPKKDTHLKLNLELRNPEDYEIGLLLLLLKDLWTGDLPVGGTSSIGRGRLQGKDATITLRIKQEKRKLIIEQSENNQSLIIREDDPESTDNTAEYLQYFLDELNKELKK; via the coding sequence ATGATTGAAAACCGTCATAATTCAAATCGAAATATTATTAGGCGCATTATTGTAAGGGGTAATTTAGTTTTAGATACTCCTACTTGTCTAGGAAGTGGTGATGCTGATAATCTAATTGATTTACCTTTGTTAAGAGATACTATTAGCAACCATGCTTTACTAACGGGTTCATCAGTAGCTGGGGCATTACGAAACTATTTGCGTGAACACAATAAAGGATATCAATTAAAAGATTATCGTCATGAGTTAGTAACTAAATTATTTGGTGACTTATTTGCTTATCACAATGAAGTCAACATTACTGATGAAAAAGAAAAAATAAAAATTAAATCACAAGATAATCAAAGCCTATTAATCATAGATGATTCTATTAGTAATTCTACTATCCAAACTGAACTAAGAGATAGTGTAAAAATTGATAGTGTCACTCGTACAGCAGCAGATAAAGCAAAATATGACTTAGAACTCCTGCAAGCAGGTACAGAATTTCCCCTATGTTTTGAGTTATTGATAGAAAAAGGATCTGATGAACCTAGTTTACTAAAAGGATTAGCGATCGCGCTCCAAGGTTTAGAACCAGTTGAAGGTTTAGAACAAGGTGAAATCAGCTTAGGAATCAAAAAGCATCGTGGTTTTGGTCGCTGTCATGTCAACGAGTGGCAAGTATGGCAATTTGATTTAACAGATCATCAACAAAGATTAGATTGGTTAAAATTTGAACATTGGCACTCTGGTTTATTTCCTGATTATCCAACTCATACATCAATTGCAAAAGCATTAAATGTATCTCTGGGTGAAAAAGATGATCAGCGCGAGTTCTGTAAAATTGATGCCACATTCACCCTTGCTAGTCCTTTATTAATTCGTTCTGGTCAAGCATCCAATGATAAAGCACCTGATGTAGTACATTTAAAATCACGACGTAATGGAGAATTAAAACCTGTTTTATCTGGTACATCTTTAGCTGGAGTGTTACGTCATCGTGCAGAGAAAATTGTTAATACTTTAACCGAATGCAAAAAACCTCTAGTTACAAAGCGAATTATCAAGGAAATATTTGGTTTTGTGCCTGATAAAAAATATCAATCTGAAATAGAGGATATTGATCAAAATAACGAAAAAGCAAAAGCTAGTCGTTTAATAGTTCATGAAAGTGTCATTGAAAACACCACAGATTTAGTACAAAACCGCATAGCTATTGACCGTTTTACTGGTGGTACTTTACATGGTGCATTATTCAATGAACAGCCAATATTTCCTAAAAAGGATACACATTTAAAATTAAATCTTGAATTACGTAATCCAGAAGATTATGAAATTGGGTTACTTCTATTATTACTAAAAGATTTATGGACTGGTGATTTACCAGTAGGAGGTACAAGCAGTATTGGTAGAGGTAGATTACAAGGTAAAGATGCAACTATTACTTTACGAATAAAACAAGAAAAGAGAAAGTTAATCATTGAACAATCTGAGAATAATCAATCTTTAATTATTAGAGAAGATGATCCTGAATCTACCGATAATACGGCTGAATACTTGCAATACTTTCTTGATGAGTTAAATAAGGAATTGAAAAAATGA
- a CDS encoding TIGR03985 family CRISPR-associated protein: MTNDYLFTDIPQVELLQWLARGSLKQNLSRSIRLWVWLRSLYGEDQERLPLTNGFTLADWRDAFFTATHPKGEAIPKLHDPHCNCAKTTAVWLFNENTGISESEWKRSLISHLGISQSPPENIPPISSTKNINIIQSVGDLEKLLQQRLFAVTRRSLQADLTLLAELGWLEYNGEKYYHVQKLPSRPITHKINSADLDFLNQEDLADIARNLSQNIAGVQRFFLKLDYVVTATDEVDNWQYELKQLWQQTPVPPIKLTYDSARLGQDVECFVYPVCVYYVQRAVYLCAFGQSPDRKTDWYNFRLDRIQDITAIDWTNPQIPSILQQRYHQRDLPNPEEIELQMSKSWGFDFYLPSRIMLLRFERDYHDRYIQNTFRHDTFELISHAKAKSLIRQYTPEQEQQQTLIKLLDSRSPDDAYYKVNYRHGDNNVIMRLRAWRPKLEVIMPQDLRQKIAADITKEMQFYQDLLNL, translated from the coding sequence ATGACTAATGATTATCTTTTCACCGACATTCCCCAAGTAGAACTGCTGCAATGGTTAGCACGGGGTTCTCTCAAACAAAACCTATCCCGTTCTATTCGTTTGTGGGTATGGTTGCGTTCTTTGTACGGAGAAGACCAGGAACGTTTACCATTAACAAATGGTTTTACTTTAGCAGACTGGCGAGATGCTTTTTTTACTGCCACCCATCCCAAAGGTGAAGCAATACCCAAACTTCATGACCCTCACTGTAACTGTGCTAAAACTACTGCGGTTTGGTTGTTTAATGAAAACACAGGAATTTCTGAATCAGAATGGAAGCGATCGCTCATTTCTCATCTGGGTATTTCTCAATCCCCACCAGAAAATATACCACCAATTTCATCCACAAAAAATATTAACATTATTCAATCTGTGGGTGATTTAGAAAAATTACTCCAACAGCGTTTATTTGCCGTTACTCGGCGTTCCCTACAAGCAGATTTAACACTATTAGCAGAATTAGGCTGGTTAGAATACAATGGTGAAAAATATTATCATGTCCAAAAATTACCATCTCGTCCTATTACTCATAAAATCAATAGCGCAGATTTAGATTTTCTCAATCAGGAAGATTTAGCCGATATTGCCCGCAATCTTTCTCAAAATATAGCAGGTGTGCAACGTTTTTTCTTGAAACTTGATTACGTTGTTACTGCTACTGATGAAGTTGATAATTGGCAATATGAATTAAAACAATTATGGCAACAAACCCCTGTTCCACCTATCAAGTTAACTTACGATAGTGCCAGATTAGGACAAGATGTGGAATGTTTTGTTTATCCTGTCTGTGTTTATTATGTTCAACGTGCAGTATATCTTTGTGCTTTTGGTCAAAGTCCTGACCGCAAAACCGATTGGTATAATTTTCGTTTAGATAGAATCCAAGATATTACAGCAATTGATTGGACAAATCCGCAAATTCCTTCTATATTACAACAACGTTACCATCAACGAGATTTACCAAATCCCGAAGAAATTGAACTGCAAATGTCTAAATCTTGGGGGTTTGATTTTTATTTACCATCTCGAATTATGTTGTTAAGATTTGAGCGAGATTATCATGACCGATATATTCAAAATACTTTTCGTCATGATACTTTTGAACTCATTTCTCACGCTAAAGCTAAAAGTCTGATTCGTCAATATACACCAGAACAGGAACAACAACAAACCTTAATTAAACTTCTAGATTCTCGTTCACCTGATGATGCCTATTACAAAGTTAATTACCGTCATGGTGATAATAATGTCATCATGAGATTAAGGGCGTGGCGACCAAAGTTAGAAGTAATTATGCCCCAGGATTTACGTCAAAAAATTGCGGCTGATATTACCAAAGAAATGCAGTTTTATCAAGATTTGCTTAATTTATGA
- a CDS encoding CRISPR-associated protein Csx3 yields MTTYKIELQEGILRINFGEPAQNDQIVKDAAARLEEMARSGELAGGQLLKINGPVSIPVAFVLAHKLAHIYGAIGFYDPKLAKYVICITHNPAYKLGDLID; encoded by the coding sequence ATGACTACTTACAAAATCGAATTGCAAGAAGGAATCTTACGGATTAATTTTGGCGAACCTGCCCAAAATGACCAAATTGTCAAGGATGCAGCCGCCAGATTAGAAGAAATGGCGCGGTCTGGAGAATTGGCAGGTGGTCAATTATTGAAAATTAATGGACCTGTGTCTATTCCTGTGGCTTTTGTTCTGGCGCATAAATTAGCACATATCTATGGTGCTATCGGTTTCTATGATCCCAAATTAGCAAAGTATGTGATTTGTATCACCCACAATCCGGCATATAAGCTGGGAGACTTAATTGATTAA
- a CDS encoding RAMP superfamily CRISPR-associated protein — protein sequence MSKYTIKITLLSDTTFGRGDGVAGLVDQEVEHDRYGFPYLRGRTLKGLLSEECDNLVAVLSDENQRQHWQKISNELFGVPGSTLGTQGKIHLGDACLPSDLRTEIAAQIDSEEKKKQNDKKYKPKLTSTDILESLTTIRRQTAIDTETGISADHSLRSARVILRELIFESNILFETELDENSDDDQDMLALLTVGTLALRRIGSGRNRGKGHVKCSLYDSAQEITKNMNYIQRFGRNK from the coding sequence ATGAGTAAATATACGATCAAAATTACACTTTTAAGTGATACTACTTTTGGTAGAGGAGACGGAGTAGCAGGTTTAGTTGATCAGGAAGTAGAACATGATCGCTATGGTTTTCCATACCTCCGAGGGCGTACTCTCAAAGGGTTGCTTAGTGAAGAATGCGATAATTTAGTAGCTGTTTTATCTGATGAAAACCAGCGTCAACACTGGCAAAAAATCAGTAATGAATTATTTGGTGTACCAGGTAGTACCCTTGGTACTCAGGGAAAAATTCATCTGGGAGATGCTTGTTTACCATCTGATTTAAGAACAGAAATTGCTGCACAAATAGATTCAGAAGAAAAGAAAAAACAAAATGATAAGAAATACAAACCTAAACTGACATCTACAGACATTCTAGAGTCTTTGACTACTATTCGTCGTCAGACTGCTATTGATACAGAAACAGGCATATCGGCTGATCATAGTTTACGTTCAGCACGGGTTATTTTGCGAGAATTGATTTTTGAATCCAACATATTATTTGAAACTGAATTAGATGAAAATTCGGATGATGATCAGGATATGTTAGCACTTTTGACTGTGGGTACATTGGCACTAAGGAGAATTGGCAGTGGTCGTAATCGGGGTAAAGGTCATGTAAAATGCAGTCTCTATGATTCTGCACAAGAGATTACTAAAAATATGAATTATATTCAAAGATTTGGGAGAAATAAATGA